Part of the Phalacrocorax carbo chromosome 9, bPhaCar2.1, whole genome shotgun sequence genome is shown below.
CTTGTAATTCTGTACTTTGCACCCTAGCCTCTCTCCTGAGTCGGTGCGGGACAGTTGCGAAAGTTTCCTAACACTTCCCATGGTTGGAAGCGGTTGCGGGGACAGCCAGCACCGCCCAACTCTCCCAagacctgctgcctgctggccaGGGCCTCCCGCGCGCAGCCCAAGGCCGTCAGGCGCACAGATGTTGTCCGAAAAGCGGATTCGCTGCCCAGTGTGCAACGAGTCGATAATCACACcctcaggagagacattgctaatTTACTTCAGGGTTGCGCAAGCCTGGCTGctcggtggttttccacaaatcaagcataACGTAGCCggctacctcattatatttatacaataggTCCAGACATATTCTACCTATCCAATACCTACCCATTCTCATCTACAGAGGCATTTGCGAAGCAGTATCTCAGATGCTGTGGCAGGCTTTCATTTCCCAAAGCCCTTCTGCAGGATGAGGCCCATGGCAGGAGCACGGACAGGGCGGGCCATAGTTAAACAATCAGCGAAACCAGAGCCCACTGcatcagctcttctgcaaaatgctcTCTAACTGCGccagctgagcagggagcaCCCCGTGCCCATGTTCCCCAACAAAGTGGTGCACAGACACTCGCAGAATCAGCGTTTATTCAAAGACACGATTTATTGGCACCTTGGCACAGAGTAAAGGTCCCGGAGGGGACAGTGTCTCTCAGAGAGGAAGGGCAGTCACCGTCCAGCAGGCAACGGGTGTCTCTGTCGCAAGCCTCCTTGCAACGGCCCCTTCAGCCGCATGGGGCCCCGCTCCCCAGGGCGTGCTTCTTCTGCGCAGGAAAGGCGCAGCAGCAATTCCCACTGCTGACGGAGCTGTGTGTTCTCCGTGTCCAGCGTGCTTGGTTCTGCAGGACCAGCTGCCCGGGGAGTGCCTCCACGCCTGGCCCTGTGCGTGAAGATGTGCACCTCTGCCAtagcacagctctctggccaCGTCCCGCTGATGGtaagcctggcctctgcctactcgatgctcaggaaggtgtccgagtcaccttgctgcaccccaaacagcatctcaatcaggaggagactatcagaagcatccacaacccggagcttgcaggagcgcctggagggcagcactgTGAGGCGGCTGTGTCGCGACCGAGGCAAAACCTGCCAGGCAGCACGTACCAATATCTGGAACCAGCGTGTGGTTTTCTCCACGTCTAGGTAGGGGCCGGTGCAGAGGGTGCCTAGCAGGCTGGGACCCTGatttctcctcagctcctccttggggtggtggaggaagcacagcatgtcCTTTGCCAGCCGCTCCCTCGTGCAGGTACACACCAGCTCCACACGGAGGCGGGAGTTCCTTGCCGGCATCTCCTCATCAGTGCCCAGCTCGAGGTGGAAGGCGTGCCCGCGGGGGGCCTGCAGGGGCACGAGCAGGCGGTAGACGGCGCCATCCTCACGGGGACTCCAGCCTTGGCAGAAACTGCCCTCCCCAATGGCTGGCATCAGTCGCGGCATGAAACTATTCCTGCAGAGTCTTCGGCAGGTACGCAGAAgttcatccaccagctcctccaccatgaCAAATGATTCTGGCACGTCCAGAAGGCGCTCCGCCAAAATTCTGCCCACATCCAGAGCAAcactgggttttccttcttgctcctgcctgtgccccttctttctgcaactgcctttcttgctgcatCTGTCGGTCTCATGGCTCCTTCTGCTGAGCCACCACCAGAGCCCaaagagcaggaccaggactcCAGCAATGGCCCAGAACTGtcgctgctgcaaggcagcaaagagcagagctccccaggTCATGACGCTtggctcctggctgctctgctccagctcctgcagcagccgagaCATCTCCAAGCTCAGCAGCTGCGCACGTTGCTGCATGCGCTCGCGCGTGGCCTCATCCAGCTCATCACCGACCTTCTGCGGGTACCAAATGGTCCCTAGCAGAACCCGGATGAGGAATTCTGTGGCAGCCATGgcctgcgggaggagggagagaaggggttgagtgtggctggaagggagggaggtggtggcggggggagctgggggcagggaggagagggggcaaggcagctgggaggcagcaaggcctgcGCCCACCCGCGGCAGCGGCATCACCGTGCCCTGCCCAAGGCGCTCCCACGAGCGGCTGTGCCCTCGATGCAGGGTGAGAACCCACCCCACCGGGGGCGCGCGCTTCTGCCCCGGCCCTcgtccagcccagcctctgcctgcgtGCGCACTCACCGCTGGCCCAGGCTGTACTGGGGCAGGGCGTCCTGCTGGCGCCCCTGATAACCGCCCCCATTGTGACTCgtcccctctgctgtcacaggcgcCAGAGCGCATCACGGGCACGCCCGCCGGCCAgccccgcccctcggccccaccccggagCAGCAACTCACAGCTGCTTCAAGCATCCATAGCTTGACAGCCCAATGGCTCCCCTtacaaagcagacaaaagaCCCCTGAAACCCTCACCAAACCTAAGATCCGGTGACATGTGCCATGGATACTGTCAGTGGTtgagcacagctgggcaccaggTCTCACCAAACCGCTCAATCATTGCCGCTCCACAtgactgcaggaggagaaaattacaacaaaatgcagtgcttttcgataaagacagggagatcactcagcaattaccaccACTGGCAAAACAGTGACTCGATTAGGGGAAAttacttcattaatttattactttattaccaattactttattaccaatcaaCTGCATTACTGGAATCCCTAATGTATACGATGAACAAAGAAAGAGCCAGCACAGATCCCCAGATGAGCTATTAGTGGTGGCAGGTATACccctgaggaaaaggaggtgcTGTTTACAGTCGCTAACACTGAGGCCAGGAGTCACCCAGCATTGGGCAGTTTTCCGTGCtaggctgcctggcacagcgGCCCATACCTCCTGCATCCTAGAGCTCTCATCTCAGTATCAGCCAGCCAGCAAAGGCAAGCGACCAGCTTCAGCATTCTCTTTGTTCATGGAAATCAACCTATTTCCTTGACAGTTAATAGTTATCAGCAGGAATTTGGCTTTGCAGTTCTTAAATAACAAACCAGGAAGTCTGAGGATGTCTGTTGCAGAAAGCTTTAGCATAAGTGTTTAACAGCTTGGCATAAGATCACagcataaaaaccaaaatgaccTGTGTTAGAAGACTGAACATTCTGTCCGCAGTTTTGAGTAACAGATATCTATAGAACTGTAAGCAAGTGTAAAAACAAGGCTCGTCTAATGGTTTCAGCCCTAAGCACAACAGGAAGTACAACCACAATCACATGGTAAGGCATTTCCATGGCAACTGATAACCTTTTCCATTAAACTGGAGTTAATTTCAGGCTATAATCTGCCAAAGGACAGGGAATGCACAAGGACGAAGCAAGATAGCTAACACCAtatgtagaaaaaggaaatggctgaACTGTGGGCGTGATGGGAGTGGAAAGGAGCAAGAGCAGGACTCGGCATAAGAAAACCCTGTCTCAGCGTGTCACGTCACAGGCAGGAAATGCTCCCTGCACTCCATTGCCACTGGATGTCACTACGTGGGTTTCCCTGCAATCGACTGTGTAAATAACGCACGTGCAAGAAGTCTGCATCGCTTCGCTTTCCCTGGTCCCTAAACGGTGTCATGGGTCTCTCCTAGCTTAGGAgcaaaaagtattaattaactGGCTTACGAGATACGCTGCCTCCATGGTTGCCAGGGCCCTGACCAGCCCCCCCAGGCCTTCCCTCCGCCCTGTCCATGGCCCAGAATCCCCCTGCAGCTCAAACCAGGGCTGTCAGTCCCCGTCAGAGCGACACTTCAGGTTGTCAgtttccagcttcccccagccttgcctggcctggccATGGGCTCCGTTGAGCCAGGCCCACCAGTGGGCCAAtatcccagcctggcctcggcCTGGCcttgtccccacagccctgagctgcaggttgACTTCCTGGCCTGAACTCATCCTGCCTCATCACCGTGAACCTGCTTGATGATCTGCAGGCATGAGTGAACCTGCCAAGGGTCTCCAGGCCTGCCCCACTACCTGGGTGGAGGTGGTGGGACAGGCCTTTGTCTTAGCACACTCAGCTCCTGACTTCCAGGCCCTGAGGGAGCGGCTGGCCCTCGCTGTACCCTGGCACAAGTGTCCAGAGTGCCATGATGCCTAGGTTCTGCTGTAAGTCCTTCCCAGGAAActgcaccccaaccccccacaaTCCTCTGCACCCTAATAGATCCTGTTGTTGCGGTACCTGAAAGCTACAGATTAAGTGGCCGTGGGGCAGTCCCAAAGGAAGGTTGAACTGGACCACCAGAAGCCCTCCTGTCAATTTAAGAGCCGTGGAGAAGTGTCACTGCTTGATAGCTGGACCTGTTGGTTTCCCACAACTGCAAACTACAGTGATGACGCCTTACAGCCACTTCTCCACATCCCTcttgaggaaaaagcagcattgaATAGGTCTACCACTCCAGCTGGCCCAAGGTCACGGGGAATGTGAGAGAAGAGCTTCCCTAACcagcaatttgttttaattaactaGCATTCCTTCCTGGGAAAGGTTGAGGGGTTCAGCTGTTTGGAAGGCAGGGGGCAAGACGATCTCCTGGGGCATGTTCTCATTGCCAAAGAAGAGGTGGTCAAGGCgattctcctccaggcagcagcgcAGGTATCTCATGGTATCCTGCAGCCGCAGCAGGAAATCCCTCCTGCGCCAGCCTGACAGGGGTATGGTGGTCAGGAGGGGCATCACAGCTGTCATCAAGGTGTTGGTGGAAAAGCCTGCGCCCACCGTGATATCGACTTACCCAAGTGAACCGAGTTGATTGTTAATAAAGTAATTTCCCCAAATCGAGTCACCCGGCCTTGTCCTGCCGGGTGGGTCTGCGCTTTCTGGCTGTcagggctctggctgcctggggagctgtgagttgctgctccggggtggggccgaggggcggggcTGGCCGGCGGGCGTGCCCGTGATGCGCTCTGgcgcctgtgacagcagaggggacGAGTCACAATGGGGGCGGTTATCAGGGGCGCCAGCAGGACGCCCTGCCCCAGTACAGCCTGGGCCAGCGGTGAGTGCGCacgcaggcagaggctgggctggacgAGGGCCGGGGCAGAAGCGCGCGCCCCCGGTGGGGTGGGTTCTCACCCTGCATCGAGGGCACAGCCGCTCGTGGGAGCGCCTTGGGCAGGGCACGGTGATGCCGCTGCCGCGGGTGGGCgcaggccttgctgcctcccagctgccttgccccctctcctccctgcccccagctccccccgccaccacctccctcccttccagccacactcaaccccttctctccctcctcccgcaggcCATGGCTGCCACAGAATTCCTCATCCGGGTTCTGCTAGGGACCATTTGGTACCCGCAGAAGGTCGGTGATGAGCTGGATGAGGCCACGCGCGAGCGCATGCAGCAACGTGCGCAGCTGCTGAGCTTGGAGATGtctcggctgctgcaggagctggagcagagccgCCAGGAGCCAAACAGCCAGGAGCCGAGCAGCGTGGCCTGGGGAGccctgctctttgctgccttgcagcagtggcagttcCGGGCCATTACTGgagtcctggtcctgctctttGGGCTCTGGTGGTGGCTCAGCAGAAGGAGCCGTGAGCAGGATGGCAGCAGTGACGAGGAGAGCTCCAGCAGTGACAGGGAGCAGGTGGAGGAGgcacaggaggaagaagaaggaaatgaTGATGCCGATGACCTAGGAAGGTTTTTTGAGGAGCACATACAGTGGCCAGTCCAGGACCTGGCCACAGAGTGCCAGCTGGTGAAGGACTTGATGGACAACCTCGTCCTTGTCTTCCAAATGCTCTTGTCAAATAGTTTGATGCCGGTGTTGCAAGCAGCCATTGGGGTTGGCAGCACCTTTGAAGGTTGGAGTCCCCGTGAGAAAGACATCACCTATCGCCTGCTCGTGCCCCTGAAGCCCCCCCGTGGGCATGCCTTCCACCTGGAACTCTGCACTGACGAGGAGATGCCAGTGAGGTGCTTCTGCATCCGCGTGGAGCTTGTGTGCACGTGCATGACAGAGCAGCTGGCAGGAGAGATGCTGTGTCTACTCCACCACCCcgaggaggagctgaggaggaATCAGGACCCCAGCCTCCTAGACACCCTCTGTACAGGCTCCTACCTAGATGTGCAGAAAACTGCTCGCTGGTTGCATCTGTTGGTGAAAGGTGCCTGGGTGGTTTTGCCTCAGTCGTCCAGGTGTCATCTAATGATGCTGCCACCCAGTCGCTCCTGCAAATTCCAGGTGACAAAAGATTACAGCAAAAAACACACCATTGAGATGATGTTTGGGGTGCAGCAAGGCGACTCGGACATCTTCCTGAGCAGCCAGAGTACAGAGGCCATCTTCACCCCAAGCACAATTTGGTCAGAGAGCTACGCTGTGGCTGAGATGAAGTTCTTCAGGCACATAGCCCGGCAGGTCCCGCGTGACAGCTTCCACCTCAGatgcctgcagctctgtgctcGCGCCATGGTGGGCACAGGCTTTTCTACCTATACCTTGAAGACAGCTGTGATGCACCTCCTGACCACCATACCCCTGTCAGGCTGGCGCAGGAGGGATTTCCTGCTGCGGCTGCAGGATATCATGCGATACCTgcgctgctgcctggaggagaaatGCCTTGACCACTTCTTCTTTGGCAATGAGAACATGCCCCAGGAGATTGTCTTGCCCCCAGCTTTACAAGCAGCCGAGCCACCCAACCTCTTCCAGCACCTGGCACAGGATCCAGCCGCCCATGCTGAGGCACTGCATGACTTCTATGAGCTGCGTGATCGGCTCACGAGACTGCTGATCTATGGAAACTGAAAGAGGTCTTccagagctgtgtttgcaggGCTCACAGCCAACGGCAGACAGTGACCTCctactgcagggaaaaaagaggggagaaCACATGCAACAAGAAAGgcagttgcagaaagaaggggcacaggcaggagcaagaagaaaaacccagtGTTGCTCTGGATGTGGGCAGAATTTTGGTGGAGCGCCTTCTGGACGTGCCAGAATCATTTGtcatggtggaggagctggtggatgaacTTCTGCGTACCTGCCGAAGACTCTGCAGGAATAGTTTCATGCCGCGACTGATGCCAGCCATTGGGGAGGGCAGTTTCTGCCAAGGCTGGAGTCCCCGTGAGGATGACGCCGTCTACCGCCTGCTCGTGCCCCTGCAGGCCCCCCGCGGGCACGCCTTCCACCTCGAGCTGGGCACTGATGAGGAGATGCCGGCAAGGAACTCCCGCCTCCGCGTGGAGCTGGTGTGTACCTGCACGAGGGAGCGGCTGGCAAAGgacatgctgtgcttcctccaccaccccaaggaggagctgaggagaaatCAGGGTCCCAGCCTGATAGGCACCCTCTGCACCGGCCCCTACCTAGACGTGGAGAAAACCACACGCTGGTTCCAGATATTGGTACGTGCAACCTGGTGGGTTTTGCCTCGGTCGCGACACAGCCGCCTCACAGCGCTGCCCTCCAGGCGCTCCTGCAAGCTCCGGGTTGTGGATGCTTCTGATAGTCCCCTCCTGATTGAGATGCTGTTTGGGGTGCAGCAAGGTGACTCGGACACCTTCCTGAGCATCGAgtaggcagaggccaggcttaCCATCAGCGGGACGtggccagagagctgtgctaTGGCAGAGGTGCCAACATGCCAATAAATCACTTGTTGAACACACAAGCGCTGCGTCCCTGAGGTTCCATGCATCACTTTGCTGGGGAATGCGGGCATGGGGTGCTGACAGCTCAGCTGCCACACAGTCGGccaacattttgcagaagagcgGGTGCAGTGCCCTCTGGTTTCAGTGATTCATTGGGCCTTGCCTTCCCAGGTGGTGCAGGCTAATCCTAGTAGGCAGCTTGGCATCACGCAGCTGCTCAATCCCTTGCCAACAGTGGGCAGGCTGAGTGCATCAGCAGGGTGAAAGGGGGaagacttgtgggttgagagagGACAGTTTAGCAGCAAAAGCTACGTGgccaggtaaagcaaaacaaagaagccGTTCACTACTGCCCTGTTCTGCTGAGCAGACCTGCCTTTACAGGAAGCGTTCACCTCCCTGCGGCTTGGGTTACCAGGAAACTTGCTAGCCTTGTACAGCGGCCCTCAGATTATTGTCAAAGAGCCATAGAATagctcaagttggaagggacccataaggatcattgtgtccaactccctgctccttgcagggctACCTAAAACTAAGTCATATGACTAAAGAGCATCATCCAGACGCCCCTTGAACTCTGGCAGGCTTGCTGCCGTGACCGCTTCcccggggagcctgttccagtgaccagcCACCCTCttagtgaagaaccttttcctaatgtccaatctgaaaTTCCCCTGACGCAGCGTCagtccatttcctcatgtcctagTGCTGGCCAGCTTGAACTCTAACCGAGCTTTGGCTGCACAGATTTTCCCCCTACAGTGGCAAGCCCCATCTCTGTCGTCTTCCCATGTCGCCTCTCTTTCCTTGCTTCCAGTGTCCGTACACTTTCCTTCTCCACCTATGTTCTTGAAGAGGatccctgttcagccaagccggCCCTCTGCCCCACTTGCTTGACTTCTGACACcttggaattgcctgctcctgcgctCTTAAGAGATGGCTCTTACAAAGTGGCCAGCATCCATGGACAGCCAATACCCGTgaaagcagattcccagggaACCTTACTAACtagctgcttcagcagccccaAGTCACCTCTCCCCACATCCAGGCTCCAAGttctgctggcagctttcctctaTCGCCAACGCCTGGGAACTCCATTACTTCGTGGTCACTGTAACCAGTGACCAAGACAGCCACCAATCACCACGTTGCCCACCAGTCCCTCTTTCTTTACAAGCAACAAATCTAGGAGGGCACCTTTCCTGGTCGGCCCCCTTAGCACCTGCACCAAGGAGTTATCTTCAGTGTGCTTCAGGAATTTCCTGGACCTGTATATCGTACAGGAATACCTGTACGATATTCCCAGTTGACGCCTGGGAAGTTCAAACCACCCATAAGGAAGAGGGCAGTTGATCCAGAGATATCCCTTACTTCCTAGTCCAATAATTCATCGGTGGCATCaccctggctggatggtcaGTGGTAGGCTGCTACAAAAGCATCCgctttatttgctttccccttcacCCTTAGGCGGCGGCTCTCAACCATGCCGTCCCCAGCTGCAAGCCCTGTGCACAGTCCAGCCCCTCCTTTCCACCCAGTGCTACCCTGAGGCGCGGAAACAAACTCTACAACTCACGGAGAGTTATAAAGCAGGTAGGTTTATTGCAGCcctgggtgcaaggggggtCGCTCCTCCTGACTTGCACACTGCAAGTcctgatggacaaagcttatattgctcagttatatacatacgcattagatttcctggcactaattataatacttgccTCTTAATTACGCAtgcattttaagtcccttcttccacatatggtcggtcatgagttggcccatccaGTAATCTTGCCAGTGTATTGCAAGGGGTGTTGGTTTCAAcgggtgttctgactcttatctagatggagatgtccttagctccttttgtcttggttttgagtggcacctgctgctaggttgtttgcatcccccccaggatgttccccatcaggcttgggAAGATTACATCCTTgggtgcattcttgcctgaggccccttacagcagtggcagtCTGAGGCTGTTGCCTGTTTGTCCCGGGTGcttctgaggggaacctcagggatcacggggtggtttccagacaggagtttggtagttctgcagcgTCCTTATAACTTTGTTTAGGCGCTTCTTGTCCTGACGCCcctctgactcccccaaagcaacaagtttccGTCATCATGCAAGCTCTGCCTGTTACCTTACAGCCCAAGGCTACCTCGTTATCCTGGCTGAGTTTTGGCTCCGGGCCCCAACATTTGTTGCgctacactagattgcattGGTGACGTTTAACTATGCATTCCCTGAATCAACCCCTCcgcctcgcctgccctgcctctctctcctgAAGAGCCCGTAAGCGTCTGCCACGTCAcggcacaccagtcacaggactcatcccaccagcTTTTGCGTACGCCGATGACGTTCTagctctgggactgggccaaagcttctagctcctcttctttattcctcctgctgtgcGCATTAGCGTAAAGATATTTCAGACGTGCTCCGCTGTACTCAGCACAtcagtcagagtggtacgcgatggtatcttccccaacaccctttTTCCCTTAACctaatttatactattttttacctttcaggtggagcttgagtgactctagtcatatgcacctttattatgattggtgtaaaattcccttgctttgcccagtgaggggtggttgcatcTTAGAGGCAGGTAGTGAAAGgactaaacccctgacagtcccTGACTCAGACCTAATTGTACGCATCCTTCTTGTCTTGTGgcttcctcccttgcaaagatagtgTTAGGTATTTGAAGAATGCCACTTGGTGCCTGATAGGATTAAAAGGACCTTGAATAAGCTCGTAAATTCATCGATAACATAGACTcgggacatcagtgccgagataaGCATCAGCCTCTTGTGATAGTCCAAGGCCAAAGGACTGATGAGATAATTCAATGACTATATAtaggcaaaggaaacccaaagttcaaccatcggacaggtgaggaagaccatcggagaccactggaggacccccgaagaccactaaaaagacaactatGCACGCGGATTGAACTTTTCCATACGTTAATGAATCCTCGGGAACCTTATGACTAT
Proteins encoded:
- the LOC135314950 gene encoding inositol 1,4,5-trisphosphate receptor-interacting protein-like 1; translation: MPLPRVGAGLAASQLPCPLSSLPPAPPATTSLPSSHTQPLLSLLPQAMAATEFLIRVLLGTIWYPQKVGDELDEATRERMQQRAQLLSLEMSRLLQELEQSRQEPNSQEPSSVAWGALLFAALQQWQFRAITGVLVLLFGLWWWLSRRSREQDGSSDEESSSSDREQVEEAQEEEEGNDDADDLGRFFEEHIQWPVQDLATECQLVKDLMDNLVLVFQMLLSNSLMPVLQAAIGVGSTFEGWSPREKDITYRLLVPLKPPRGHAFHLELCTDEEMPVRCFCIRVELVCTCMTEQLAGEMLCLLHHPEEELRRNQDPSLLDTLCTGSYLDVQKTARWLHLLVKGAWVVLPQSSRCHLMMLPPSRSCKFQVTKDYSKKHTIEMMFGVQQGDSDIFLSSQSTEAIFTPSTIWSESYAVAEMKFFRHIARQVPRDSFHLRCLQLCARAMVGTGFSTYTLKTAVMHLLTTIPLSGWRRRDFLLRLQDIMRYLRCCLEEKCLDHFFFGNENMPQEIVLPPALQAAEPPNLFQHLAQDPAAHAEALHDFYELRDRLTRLLIYGN